One cyanobiont of Ornithocercus magnificus DNA segment encodes these proteins:
- a CDS encoding TatD family deoxyribonuclease: MAQWVGRRVPNLALTPQLVDSHCHIVFRDFNEDLEEVASRWREAGVATLIHACVEPSEIPAIRSLANRFPELSYSVGVHPLNIGCWTDKTVSVLRNAALEDPRVVAIGELGLDLFRESNLAKQLAILQLQLDLAIELNLPVIIHCRDAAEPMLAELRQRTAEATCPRGVMHCWGGTPQEMDDFLELGFYISFSGIVTFPRAAPTHACARQVPQDRLLIETDCPFLAPVPCRGRRNEPAFVRSVATHVAELRGQSFEDVAMSSTANARRLFRLT, from the coding sequence GTGGCACAATGGGTTGGAAGGCGTGTTCCTAATTTGGCGTTAACCCCTCAGCTAGTTGATAGTCACTGTCACATTGTCTTCCGCGACTTCAATGAGGACCTTGAGGAAGTAGCGAGCCGTTGGCGGGAAGCAGGGGTGGCTACTCTTATCCATGCCTGTGTTGAACCATCTGAGATTCCAGCAATCAGGTCATTGGCTAATCGTTTCCCCGAGTTGAGCTACTCAGTCGGGGTACATCCCCTCAACATAGGATGCTGGACAGATAAAACAGTATCGGTACTACGTAATGCTGCTCTAGAAGATCCACGGGTAGTTGCTATCGGAGAACTCGGCCTTGATCTGTTTCGGGAATCCAATCTTGCCAAGCAGCTAGCTATTCTGCAGTTACAGCTTGACCTGGCTATTGAACTTAACCTACCAGTAATCATTCATTGCAGAGATGCAGCTGAGCCGATGTTAGCCGAGTTGCGTCAGCGCACTGCCGAAGCAACTTGCCCCCGGGGTGTAATGCATTGTTGGGGTGGTACTCCTCAGGAGATGGACGATTTCCTCGAACTGGGTTTCTACATTAGCTTCAGTGGCATAGTGACTTTTCCTAGAGCTGCGCCTACTCACGCCTGCGCCCGTCAGGTACCGCAGGATCGCCTCCTTATCGAAACAGATTGCCCCTTTCTCGCGCCAGTGCCTTGCCGTGGAAGACGTAATGAACCTGCTTTTGTCAGGTCAGTAGCTACTCATGTGGCAGAGCTTCGCGGTCAGAGCTTCGAGGATGTGGCAATGAGCAGCACTGCTAATGCCCGTAGACTTTTCAGGCTAACCTAA
- a CDS encoding ribose-5-phosphate isomerase RpiA — protein MAVDLQTQMKQAVATAAVNQIRDGMVVGLGSGSTAALMIQGLGSKLASGKLHDIVGVTTSFQSEVIAADVGIPLLSLNAVNQIDLAIDGADEVDPSFQLIKGGGACHVREKLVACRADHFTVVVDSTKLVECLNLEFLLPVEVLPGAWRQVQNCLQSIGGEKVELRMAARKAGPLVTDQGNLVLDVRIKGGIRDPESLERRINNIPGVLENGLFVNLADEVLVGEISNGTARVRHLQKRQ, from the coding sequence ATGGCCGTGGATCTACAAACTCAAATGAAGCAAGCAGTCGCAACGGCTGCAGTCAACCAGATCCGCGATGGCATGGTGGTTGGTCTTGGTTCCGGCTCTACTGCCGCTCTTATGATTCAGGGTCTTGGATCTAAGCTTGCCTCTGGTAAATTACACGATATCGTAGGCGTTACTACCTCATTTCAGAGCGAGGTAATCGCCGCTGACGTTGGCATCCCTCTACTTAGTCTCAACGCTGTAAATCAAATTGATCTTGCAATTGATGGAGCTGATGAAGTTGATCCTTCGTTTCAGCTAATCAAAGGGGGTGGAGCTTGCCACGTCCGAGAAAAACTAGTTGCTTGTCGCGCTGACCACTTCACTGTCGTAGTTGACTCTACAAAGCTCGTCGAATGTCTCAATCTCGAATTTCTGCTTCCAGTTGAGGTATTACCAGGTGCTTGGCGCCAGGTACAGAACTGCCTGCAATCCATTGGTGGAGAGAAGGTAGAGCTCCGTATGGCCGCCCGCAAGGCTGGTCCTCTGGTAACTGATCAAGGTAATCTTGTACTTGACGTGCGCATAAAAGGCGGCATTAGAGATCCTGAGAGTTTAGAACGTCGTATTAATAACATCCCCGGAGTACTCGAAAACGGTTTGTTTGTCAATCTGGCTGATGAAGTTCTAGTTGGTGAAATAAGCAATGGCACTGCTAGAGTACGTCACTTGCAAAAACGGCAATGA
- a CDS encoding histidinol dehydrogenase: MMIRQVLGRAQGTLELSRLKRRANPDSQQKAQAVVESIIEQVRAQGDTALIDLTERFDGFRPEPLLVPEEEIASAWRACPSNLQQALKLAYQRIQDFHQRQFPTDLVVDGSYGEKLSRRWRPVKRAGLYIPGGRAAYPSTVLMNAVPARVAGVEQITMATPASSDGHVNSTVLAAAYLAGIDEVIRVGGAQAVAALAYGTESVPQVDVISGPGNIYVTLAKKAVYGLVGIDSLAGPSEVLVIADHTAYVEQVASDLLAQAEHDPLASAILLTTNSRLAETLPNCIEAQLRGHPRETICRDSLHNWGLVVLCESLEDCVYLSDSFAPEHLELLVEEPHSLADLIQHAGAIFIGPWTPEAVGDYLAGPNHTLPTCGTARYSSALCVETFLHHTSLVEFNFTALKATSSAVSVLASSEGLYSHAQSVQIRLNSL; the protein is encoded by the coding sequence ATGATGATCAGGCAGGTCTTAGGTCGCGCGCAAGGGACCCTTGAATTGAGTCGTCTGAAGCGACGTGCAAATCCTGATAGCCAGCAGAAGGCCCAGGCAGTAGTTGAATCTATCATTGAACAGGTAAGGGCCCAGGGGGACACTGCCCTTATTGATCTTACTGAACGTTTTGATGGTTTTCGTCCAGAGCCCTTGCTAGTACCAGAAGAAGAGATTGCTTCAGCTTGGCGGGCCTGCCCGTCTAATTTACAACAAGCTCTCAAATTAGCCTATCAGCGCATACAAGACTTTCACCAGCGACAATTTCCCACAGATCTAGTAGTAGATGGTTCATATGGGGAAAAACTAAGCCGGCGCTGGAGGCCAGTCAAACGTGCTGGTCTCTACATTCCGGGAGGCCGGGCTGCTTACCCTAGCACTGTACTAATGAATGCTGTGCCAGCGAGAGTTGCTGGAGTTGAGCAGATTACAATGGCAACGCCAGCCAGTTCAGATGGGCATGTTAACTCTACAGTTTTGGCTGCTGCTTACCTAGCTGGGATCGACGAAGTAATACGAGTTGGGGGAGCGCAGGCAGTGGCAGCTCTTGCCTATGGCACAGAATCTGTACCACAAGTTGATGTGATCAGTGGTCCCGGCAATATTTATGTAACCCTAGCTAAAAAAGCTGTATATGGGTTAGTAGGTATTGACTCACTTGCTGGACCGAGTGAAGTACTAGTTATCGCCGATCACACTGCATATGTAGAGCAAGTAGCTAGTGACCTTCTGGCCCAAGCAGAGCATGACCCACTAGCTTCAGCTATCCTACTTACAACTAACTCCAGATTAGCTGAGACTTTGCCTAATTGTATAGAGGCTCAGCTAAGAGGGCATCCTCGGGAAACAATCTGCCGGGATTCTCTGCATAACTGGGGTCTAGTCGTTCTTTGTGAAAGCCTTGAGGACTGCGTTTATCTTAGTGATAGCTTCGCCCCTGAGCATCTCGAGCTTTTAGTAGAGGAACCTCACTCCTTAGCTGATCTTATCCAACATGCGGGGGCTATCTTTATTGGTCCCTGGACTCCAGAAGCTGTCGGAGATTATCTAGCTGGCCCAAACCATACTTTGCCGACCTGCGGCACTGCACGGTACAGTAGTGCTCTCTGCGTGGAGACTTTTCTACACCACACTTCACTGGTCGAGTTCAACTTTACCGCTTTGAAGGCAACTAGTAGTGCTGTCTCAGTACTCGCTAGTAGTGAGGGATTATACAGTCATGCACAATCAGTTCAAATCAGATTGAATTCCTTATAA